In a genomic window of Physeter macrocephalus isolate SW-GA chromosome 14, ASM283717v5, whole genome shotgun sequence:
- the CDK5R1 gene encoding cyclin-dependent kinase 5 activator 1 gives MGTVLSLSPSYRKATLFEDGAATVGHYTAVQNSKNAKDKNLKRHSIISVLPWKRIVAVSAKKKNSKKVQPNSSYQNNITHLNNENLKKSLSCANLSTFAQPPPAQPPAPPASQLSGSQTGVSSSVKKAPHPAVTSTGTPKRVIVQASTSELLRCLGEFLCRRCYRLKHLSPTDPVLWLRSVDRSLLLQGWQDQGFITPANVVFLYMLCRDVISSEVGSDHELQAVLLTCLYLSYSYMGNEISYPLKPFLVESCKEAFWDRCLSVINLMSSKMLQINADPHYFTQVFSDLKNESGQEDKKRLLLGLDR, from the coding sequence ATGGGCACGGTGCTGTCCCTGTCCCCCAGCTACCGGAAGGCCACGCTGTTTGAGGATGGCGCGGCCACGGTGGGCCACTACACGGCCGTGCAGAACAGCAAGAACGCCAAGGACAAGAACCTGAAGCGGCACTCTATCATCTCCGTGCTGCCTTGGAAGAGGATCGTGGCCGTGTCGGCCAAGAAGAAGAACTCCAAGAAGGTGCAGCCCAACAGCAGCTACCAGAACAACATCACGCACCTCAACAATGAGAACCTGAAGAAGTCGCTGTCGTGCGCCAACCTGTCCACGTTCGCCCAGCCCCCACCGGCGCAGCCGCCCGCACCCCCTGCCAGCCAGCTCTCGGGCTCCCAGACCGGGGTCTCCTCCTCCGTCAAGAAGGCCCCGCATCCTGCCGTCACCTCCACAGGGACGCCCAAACGGGTCATCGTCCAGGCGTCCACTAGCGAGCTGCTGCGCTGCCTGGGTGAGTTTCTCTGTCGCCGGTGCTACCGCCTGAAGCATCTGTCCCCCACGGACCCTGTGCTCTGGCTGCGCAGCGTGGACCGCTCGCTGCTCCTGCAGGGCTGGCAGGACCAGGGCTTCATCACGCCCGCCAACGTGGTCTTTCTTTACATGCTCTGCCGGGATGTCATCTCCTCCGAGGTGGGCTCCGACCACGAGCTCCAGGCTGTCCTGCTGACCTGCCTGTACCTCTCCTACTCCTACATGGGCAATGAGATCTCCTACCCGCTCAAGCCCTTCCTGGTGGAGAGCTGCAAGGAGGCCTTTTGGGACCGCTGCCTCTCCGTCATCAACCTCATGAGCTCCAAGATGCTGCAGATCAACGCCGACCCCCACTACTTCACACAGGTGTTCTCCGACCTGAAGAACGAGAGTGGCCAGGAGGACAAGAAGCGGCTCCTCCTAGGGCTGGACCGGTGA